Below is a window of Andrena cerasifolii isolate SP2316 chromosome 5, iyAndCera1_principal, whole genome shotgun sequence DNA.
AAATGACCATTGAATAATTCAAGCGATATAACCGGAGGTCCGTCTTTACCTAGATATAAGTAACAAAGGAATAGGATTGGATTTCAATCGAGCCTACTCGACTGGCAGAGATCTCACGCGATTGGGTGGGCCTCCAAGACTGCCTCGGCGATCTTGACCATCCAATTAAATCACAGATTATAGACTAGGACGCAATCTGGCCCGTGTCTTCCTCGAGTATTACAAGCTGATGGGTCTCATCCCCGCGGGTCTGCCTGATCAACCCTCCACCAAACGATCGCGACAATCTCGACCGAGATACCGCGTGCTCAGGGAACCCAGGCAGAGGGCCTCTACTAGGACACCTGCTCCCGTACACCTCGCGAGTATTCAGGAGTAATTAACAGCATTATATTCCATATGAATTCCGAATAACTCCAGCCTCCATTTACACCTTAAATCCGTCCCGATTCAGGTCCTGCTAATCCCAGTAGCTCCTCGTCCTTCGAATAATCATTCCTACTGCTCCGAAGAGGGCGAGGAGTTGATTCTGAGTCGGTGGGTTCGATCGCCAGGTACTTCCAAGAGGAGACGGAGCGGCCAGCGAGCGGTGGTTGTCGATCGATGAGCGGCACGCGGATGAGCCAGCTCGGGAccggaagtggaagtggaacggGCGTCGGCGGGTGCAGGAACCGGAGCTACAGGTTCCGGAGCCCCGGGGCGCCGCTCGACAGGGCCTGTGCTCTGACCAGACGACCCGCCGAGCCGCGGCTCACCATTATCGATTTCAATCAGCTGACAAGGGGCGGTTTGGAGCTGGCTACCAGCAAGAACAGGGCAAAGGTCGCACGCAGAACCGCCAAGAGATAGCGCGATCCCTCTCCGTCGAACACGATCGCCCCATCGATAAGTGAAGACTGCGAAATTCTTTGCGAGATTCCATCTGAATTGCTGAGTACGCGATTGCGCAGAGGAGTTTCTCTCCAACGCGCGAGTGCATAAATTCGATGGATCGTACGAGAGCCGTGATTTAAACGCCACATCGATTTGCAAAGGGTTGATTTATAGGGTAATTACGCGACCCCGTGCATATTACTCATTACACAGATGGCTGAAAACAATTTCTACAAACATATTCACACTTCCTCCACGATTATCCTGCATCTGTTAATTGGCCAAATAAACACATATAAAGAGTGACATGCATAATCTTCGACAACGCCAAAAAGACCCCTCGAACGAGAACTGGGCACCCTGTCCATGTGGTGGTTCGTTTTGCTTTCTTAAACGGGAAACTTGCTGCCGAAGCAGTGGCAAAACATTAACTCCTCTGCATCTAAAAATTTATGTAAGTACGTCGTCCACTGAGTTCCATAATTCCAAGCCGAACTCGAATTTGCAAGCTTAGAGACCGACGGCTATCTCGTCCGAGGGGT
It encodes the following:
- the LOC143368891 gene encoding uncharacterized protein LOC143368891, producing MLDYRLGRNLARVFLEYYKLMGLIPAGLPDQPSTKRSRQSRPRYRVLREPRQRASTRTPAPVHLASIQEYFQEETERPASGGCRSMSGTRMSQLGTGSGSGTGVGGCRNRSYRFRSPGAPLDRACALTRRPAEPRLTIIDFNQLTRGGLELATSKNRAKVARRTAKR